One part of the Luteolibacter flavescens genome encodes these proteins:
- a CDS encoding prenyltransferase/squalene oxidase repeat-containing protein: protein MRFIFPLLMMATALPVVAQNLPRRPDDPIPPQVDAMYERGLAYLAKSQNARGSWDDSMGSEPGVVALCVVAFLAHGEDPNHGPYAKNISKGIDYLLSQQNSTNGYIGNSMYNHGFATLALAEAYGCVENPKIAPALQKSVELILSAQKRNNSKAWRYTPDSTDSDTTVSGCQLVALYAARNAGLPVPEEALKSGLAYMARCRGSDGGYGYTSASGPKPTLTAIGVLCLALAKDKEGKGFQSSLDYLKKNLNYRDRHYPYYFEYYMSQALFHAEPETWNDWNAQNIRYLSTIQSRDGSWPGNKGQSFNTAGSLLSLALNYRFLPIYEK from the coding sequence ATGAGGTTTATTTTTCCGCTTCTGATGATGGCCACCGCATTGCCGGTAGTGGCCCAGAATTTGCCGCGCCGTCCCGACGATCCGATCCCGCCGCAGGTGGACGCGATGTACGAGCGGGGACTGGCCTACCTTGCGAAAAGCCAGAACGCGCGCGGGTCATGGGACGATAGCATGGGCAGCGAGCCCGGCGTGGTCGCGCTGTGCGTGGTCGCCTTCCTCGCCCATGGAGAGGACCCGAACCACGGGCCCTATGCGAAGAACATCTCGAAGGGCATCGACTATCTACTCTCCCAGCAGAACTCGACCAACGGCTACATCGGCAACAGCATGTACAACCACGGCTTCGCCACGCTCGCGCTGGCCGAGGCCTATGGATGCGTCGAGAATCCGAAGATCGCCCCTGCCCTGCAGAAATCCGTCGAACTCATCCTGAGCGCGCAGAAGCGGAACAACTCGAAGGCGTGGCGCTACACACCGGACAGCACGGATTCCGACACCACCGTTTCCGGCTGCCAGCTTGTCGCGCTCTACGCCGCGAGAAATGCGGGCCTGCCCGTCCCGGAAGAAGCACTGAAGAGCGGCCTGGCCTACATGGCGCGCTGCCGCGGCAGCGACGGTGGCTACGGCTACACCTCCGCCAGCGGCCCGAAGCCGACGCTCACCGCGATCGGCGTGCTGTGCCTCGCCCTCGCGAAGGACAAGGAAGGCAAGGGCTTCCAGTCGTCCCTGGACTATCTCAAGAAGAACCTGAACTACCGCGACCGTCACTACCCGTACTACTTCGAGTATTACATGTCACAGGCGCTCTTCCACGCCGAGCCGGAGACGTGGAATGATTGGAATGCGCAGAATATCCGCTACCTTTCCACCATCCAGTCGCGGGATGGCTCGTGGCCGGGGAACAAGGGCCAGTCCTTCAATACCGCCGGTTCCCTGCTCTCGCTCGCACTGAACTACCGATTCCTGCCGATCTACGAGAAATGA